From the genome of Staphylococcus haemolyticus, one region includes:
- the thiO gene encoding glycine oxidase ThiO — MHDVLIVGSGIIGMSIARHLSHTQLDIAIVDRDIPGKHASYKAGGMLGAQNEFTEDSDLFRLALESRECFPELCETLQDETGIDIQYQASGLIKIANQIDDVAHLRSQFQFLHALDNDVVELSEDELADLTEGNVTASEMAIYIPNDGQINANHYTKALFKSLQQRRISRYFNTNVTDIIRQNGYYQIVSSQGDLYAKKVIVASGAWSSQLLKQYQLPRVVVGVKGEVLLMEHDHLNLKQTVFMTNGCYIVPKAPNRYLIGATSEFDNYSVGNTEQGVSWLKHYATERIPELANAHIIKQWSGVRPYTDGELPIMDRVDDGLYVITGHYRNGILLSPVIGRDIANWLLTGVKPTRYESFNVSRRLNHEMHY, encoded by the coding sequence ATGCATGACGTACTTATTGTTGGTTCTGGTATTATCGGAATGTCCATTGCGAGACACCTCAGTCATACGCAACTCGACATTGCAATTGTCGACCGTGATATACCTGGTAAACATGCTTCATATAAAGCTGGAGGCATGTTAGGTGCACAAAATGAATTTACAGAAGACAGCGACTTATTTCGTCTCGCTCTAGAGTCACGTGAATGTTTTCCTGAATTATGCGAAACACTCCAAGATGAAACTGGAATAGATATTCAATATCAAGCATCAGGATTGATTAAAATCGCAAATCAAATTGATGATGTGGCGCATTTACGTTCACAATTTCAATTTTTACATGCACTCGATAACGATGTGGTTGAACTTTCAGAGGATGAACTAGCAGATTTAACTGAAGGAAATGTCACTGCATCTGAAATGGCAATCTACATTCCAAATGATGGACAAATCAATGCAAATCATTATACGAAAGCGTTATTTAAATCCTTACAACAGCGTCGTATTTCGCGCTACTTCAATACAAATGTAACAGATATTATTCGGCAGAATGGTTACTATCAAATCGTTTCATCTCAAGGTGATTTATATGCGAAGAAAGTCATAGTGGCAAGTGGTGCATGGTCATCTCAATTATTAAAACAATATCAATTGCCTCGTGTGGTTGTCGGCGTTAAGGGCGAAGTTCTTCTCATGGAACATGACCATTTAAATTTAAAACAAACAGTATTCATGACTAATGGATGCTATATAGTTCCGAAAGCGCCTAATCGTTACTTAATTGGTGCTACTAGCGAATTTGATAATTATTCTGTGGGTAATACGGAACAAGGCGTCTCATGGTTAAAACACTATGCGACAGAACGTATACCTGAACTTGCAAACGCACATATCATTAAACAGTGGTCTGGCGTACGTCCATATACGGACGGCGAATTACCAATTATGGACCGGGTTGACGATGGTTTATATGTCATTACCGGCCATTATCGGAACGGTATTTTATTGTCCCCTGTTATTGGTCGTGACATCGCAAACTGGCTATTAACTGGAGTCAAACCAACTCGCTATGAATCTTTCAATGTCTCAAGGAGGTTAAATCATGAAATGCATTATTAA
- a CDS encoding cation:proton antiporter, which produces MSLDLPVMLIIVLFLALGIFSQWLATQIKWPSIVVMSIVGLLIGPILGLVNPQETLGAEVFSPIVSLAVAVILFEGSSNLDFRELSGISKAVIRIITVGAAISWVLGAIALHKILDFPISVAVVMGGLFLITGPTVIQPLLKQAKVRKSVDSILRWESIILDPIGPILALTAFYVYQIFEQGFGVQIILIFILKMIITAVIGFGASFIFNWLIQRDFIPQNLMPSIQLVFILLVFSICDQILQESGLLAVTIFGLMMARYKRHDLIYKESDHFIENASSILVSTVFILITSSLTSSVLMDVLSWQLVIFAIAMIVLVRPISVLLSTIGTEITKRERAIVAMMAPRGIVVLTVAQFFGGLFMDDNVKMASYITPVTFGLVFITVVIYGFSFTPLSKLLGLASTEPPGVIIVGESEFSFHLGTKLHEHDIPIMVFNLFENTSEKAEELGFEVFKGNLLSSSDRIYADLIRYNKCLLMTKSFIFNSLAFNELVPEFGLNNVSMMPVSFTDEQARNNLNGPLRNHILFDESHSPRWFDNTIINKNIVEVLAEEYDTITDHDMIIYHVDDNSVVSFNKSTKPIPQYDQGTYGILRDVY; this is translated from the coding sequence ATGTCATTAGATTTACCTGTCATGTTAATCATTGTCTTATTTTTAGCATTAGGCATATTTAGTCAATGGTTAGCGACACAGATTAAATGGCCATCAATTGTAGTCATGTCGATTGTGGGCTTATTGATTGGACCGATATTGGGACTAGTTAACCCTCAAGAAACATTGGGAGCCGAAGTGTTTAGTCCGATTGTATCTTTAGCTGTAGCTGTCATTTTATTCGAAGGAAGTAGTAATTTAGACTTTCGTGAATTAAGTGGCATTTCTAAAGCGGTCATTCGAATTATTACTGTTGGCGCAGCTATATCATGGGTGCTCGGTGCGATTGCATTACATAAAATTTTAGATTTTCCAATCTCTGTTGCGGTTGTGATGGGCGGATTATTCTTGATTACAGGCCCAACCGTCATTCAGCCACTTCTTAAGCAAGCAAAGGTGCGTAAGAGTGTTGACTCTATTTTAAGATGGGAAAGTATCATATTAGATCCAATAGGACCGATACTCGCATTAACTGCGTTTTATGTTTATCAAATATTTGAACAAGGCTTTGGCGTTCAAATTATTTTAATCTTTATTTTGAAAATGATTATAACAGCCGTAATTGGATTCGGGGCATCATTCATTTTCAATTGGTTAATCCAACGTGATTTTATTCCGCAAAATTTGATGCCATCGATTCAGTTAGTCTTTATTTTATTAGTCTTTAGTATTTGTGACCAAATATTACAAGAATCAGGATTATTAGCCGTTACAATTTTCGGCTTAATGATGGCACGTTATAAGAGACATGATTTAATTTACAAGGAGTCAGATCATTTCATTGAAAATGCATCATCTATTCTTGTATCCACCGTCTTTATTTTAATCACTTCGTCATTAACGTCATCTGTATTGATGGATGTCTTGTCATGGCAATTAGTGATTTTTGCGATTGCAATGATTGTATTGGTACGTCCAATCTCTGTTTTATTATCAACAATAGGTACAGAAATCACGAAAAGAGAACGCGCTATTGTTGCAATGATGGCACCTCGAGGAATTGTCGTTTTAACTGTGGCACAATTCTTTGGAGGATTATTCATGGATGATAATGTGAAAATGGCAAGTTATATCACGCCAGTGACGTTTGGACTAGTGTTTATTACGGTTGTCATTTACGGCTTTAGCTTTACGCCATTGAGTAAGTTGCTAGGTCTTGCTAGTACGGAACCACCAGGTGTCATTATAGTAGGAGAGAGTGAATTTTCATTCCATCTTGGTACGAAACTACATGAACATGATATTCCTATAATGGTATTTAATTTGTTTGAGAATACGTCGGAGAAGGCAGAAGAACTTGGCTTTGAAGTGTTTAAGGGAAATTTATTATCAAGTAGTGATCGAATATATGCGGATTTAATTCGTTATAATAAATGTCTATTAATGACTAAGTCGTTTATTTTTAATAGTTTAGCGTTTAATGAATTGGTACCAGAGTTTGGATTGAATAATGTAAGTATGATGCCAGTGTCATTTACTGATGAACAGGCACGTAATAACTTAAATGGTCCATTACGTAATCATATTTTATTTGATGAGTCACACAGTCCAAGATGGTTTGATAATACGATAATTAATAAGAATATTGTGGAGGTACTTGCAGAGGAATACGACACAATTACTGATCACGATATGATTATCTATCATGTTGATGATAATAGTGTTGTTTCATTTAATAAAAGTACTAAACCTATACCACAATATGATCAAGGCACATACGGCATATTAAGAGATGTGTATTGA
- the thiS gene encoding sulfur carrier protein ThiS gives MKCIINGDAFTFNTEQSIHQVLVSLELDPERVIVEHNKTLIKQEDYHQHTVREDDQLELLEFVGGG, from the coding sequence ATGAAATGCATTATTAATGGCGATGCATTCACGTTCAATACTGAGCAATCCATTCATCAAGTGCTTGTCTCTTTAGAATTAGACCCAGAACGTGTCATTGTTGAACATAATAAAACATTAATTAAACAAGAAGATTATCATCAACACACAGTACGTGAAGATGATCAATTAGAATTATTAGAATTTGTTGGAGGCGGATAA
- a CDS encoding YkvI family membrane protein, with amino-acid sequence MVAFALVGVVVGAGFATGQEIFQFFTSNGIYSISGIIVTGLIITLAGVFVLNTGFVIQSHNHSESIRYYLHPIIARIFDIILTLFLFSLAMIMTAGGASTIHESFGLPYWLSSLILVLVILMTLFLKFERLITVLGMVTPFLVIVVSIIAIYYFITGDLNFSAANRFNKQHQSLSLGWWFDGLNYASLQIAAAFSFLSVMGGRMQHRQSGLWGGLLGGIIITLLLLMINLCLVTEFEHIQSVALPTLLLASHISPLLGTVMSIIMVLVIYNTIVGLMYAFASRFTEPFSKGYFVLIIIMAIITFICTFIGFISLIGKVFPIMGLFGFILLIPILYQGFKHLVFSK; translated from the coding sequence ATGGTAGCTTTCGCACTTGTTGGTGTTGTCGTTGGTGCTGGTTTTGCTACTGGTCAAGAAATATTTCAGTTCTTCACAAGTAACGGTATCTATAGCATCTCTGGCATTATTGTTACCGGTTTGATTATAACGCTAGCAGGCGTTTTCGTATTAAACACTGGCTTTGTCATTCAATCTCATAACCATTCTGAGTCTATTCGATATTATTTACATCCAATCATTGCACGTATCTTTGATATTATCTTAACTCTATTCTTATTCTCCTTAGCGATGATTATGACTGCGGGTGGTGCGTCAACTATACATGAAAGTTTCGGATTACCTTATTGGTTGAGTTCATTAATTCTAGTGTTAGTCATTCTTATGACGCTATTTCTTAAATTTGAACGTCTGATTACGGTATTAGGTATGGTTACACCGTTCTTAGTCATTGTTGTTTCTATTATCGCTATCTATTATTTTATAACAGGAGATTTAAATTTTAGTGCGGCCAATCGTTTCAACAAACAGCATCAATCTCTATCACTTGGTTGGTGGTTTGATGGGTTAAATTATGCAAGCCTACAAATCGCAGCCGCATTTAGTTTTTTAAGTGTTATGGGCGGTCGCATGCAGCATCGTCAGTCTGGCTTATGGGGTGGCCTACTTGGTGGCATCATTATCACATTACTGTTATTAATGATTAATTTGTGCCTTGTTACAGAATTTGAACATATTCAATCTGTCGCATTGCCGACCCTATTACTCGCAAGTCACATTTCACCATTATTAGGTACAGTGATGTCGATTATAATGGTTCTTGTTATCTATAATACGATTGTAGGTCTTATGTATGCATTTGCTTCCAGATTTACAGAGCCATTTTCCAAAGGGTACTTTGTACTCATCATTATAATGGCTATCATCACGTTTATATGTACATTTATCGGTTTCATTTCTTTAATTGGAAAAGTCTTCCCAATCATGGGATTATTTGGCTTCATACTACTTATCCCAATTTTATACCAAGGGTTTAAACACTTAGTATTCTCTAAATAA
- a CDS encoding thiamine phosphate synthase — protein sequence MDIFIAITTYKHLTEADLQHFIEISKGIDGLLFRTPMSSDDLFSFLEKLIAAGFPKDKIIIHSDVDLLESLTLKRLHCREMDTLAFDYKAQHPDVEVSMSTHTINSVKQAYQHQLDYVFYGHIFTTASKPNQQPRSMSEIKAVLQVPIPVYAIGGITEDTIQRLPNGFAGICAISYFMSASLQQIQHLRKEWLKDA from the coding sequence ATAGACATCTTTATTGCGATAACAACTTATAAACATTTAACAGAAGCAGACTTACAACACTTCATTGAAATTAGTAAAGGCATCGATGGTTTACTATTTCGTACGCCTATGTCTAGTGATGATTTATTTTCCTTTTTAGAAAAATTAATCGCTGCTGGTTTCCCTAAAGACAAAATTATTATCCATAGCGATGTTGACTTATTAGAATCCTTGACACTTAAACGCTTGCACTGTCGAGAAATGGACACACTAGCGTTTGATTATAAAGCGCAACATCCTGATGTTGAAGTAAGCATGTCGACACATACTATTAACTCGGTGAAACAAGCTTATCAACATCAATTAGATTATGTCTTTTATGGTCATATATTTACCACGGCTTCTAAGCCAAATCAGCAACCTAGATCAATGTCTGAAATCAAAGCCGTGTTACAAGTTCCGATTCCAGTCTATGCCATAGGAGGTATTACTGAAGATACGATACAACGGCTTCCAAATGGCTTTGCAGGAATTTGTGCAATTTCTTATTTTATGAGCGCATCTTTACAACAAATTCAACATTTACGAAAGGAGTGGTTGAAAGATGCATGA
- a CDS encoding fructose-bisphosphatase class III, producing MTQTTESELREKYLDLLSQQFDSPEKLATEIVNLESILELPKGTEHFVSDLHGEYESFQHVLRNGSGNVRSKINDLYAKTLSQKEIDDLAALVYYPEEKLKLVKNNFDSKGKLNVWYITTIEQLIDLITYCSSKYTRSKLRKALPKEYTYIVEELLYKNNEFNNKKSYYETLVNQIIELEQSDDLIIGLSYSIQRLVVDHLHVVGDIYDRGPQPDKIMDTLINYHSVDIQWGNHDVLWIGAYAGSKACLANLLRICARYDNLDIIEDAYGINLRPLLTLAEEHYNGENPAFKPKKRPDKPVGLSKLEESQITKIHQAIAMIQFKLEMPIIKRRSTFEMEDRLVLEKVNYDTNEITIYGKTYPLKDTCFSTVDPQDPGKLLPEEEEVMNKLLLSFQQSEKLKRHMSFLMKKGKLYLPYNGNLLIHGCIPVDENGEMESFEIEGEQHKGRDLLDVFERHVRYAYDYKEITDDLSTDLVWYLWTGKYSSLFGKRAMTTFERYFIEDKASHKEPKNPYYYLREDVDMIRKMLKDFGLNPDEGRIINGHTPVKEIDGEDPIKADGKMLVIDGGFSKAYQKTTGIAGYTLLYNSFGMQLVAHQHFDSRDKVLSDGADELSVRRVVDEELQRKKIRDTNDGKVLQEQIRILKLLMHDRYLN from the coding sequence ATGACACAAACGACTGAAAGTGAATTACGAGAGAAATATTTAGATTTATTATCACAACAATTTGATAGTCCTGAGAAGTTAGCAACAGAAATTGTCAATTTAGAGTCTATTCTAGAATTACCAAAAGGTACTGAACACTTTGTCAGTGACCTTCATGGTGAATATGAATCGTTCCAACATGTATTACGTAATGGGTCTGGTAATGTTCGTTCAAAAATAAACGACCTTTATGCAAAGACATTATCCCAAAAAGAAATCGATGACTTAGCTGCCCTCGTTTATTACCCTGAAGAAAAATTAAAACTTGTGAAAAATAACTTCGATTCGAAGGGAAAATTAAATGTTTGGTATATTACTACAATTGAACAATTAATTGATTTAATTACTTATTGTTCATCAAAATATACACGCTCAAAATTACGTAAAGCGTTACCTAAAGAATATACATATATCGTTGAAGAGTTACTTTATAAAAATAACGAATTCAACAATAAAAAATCATACTATGAAACACTAGTAAATCAAATTATCGAGTTAGAACAATCTGACGACTTAATTATTGGTTTATCTTATAGTATCCAACGTCTAGTTGTTGATCATCTTCATGTAGTTGGTGATATATACGACCGTGGTCCTCAACCAGATAAGATTATGGATACGTTAATCAATTATCACTCTGTGGATATTCAGTGGGGAAACCACGATGTCTTATGGATAGGTGCATATGCAGGTTCTAAAGCTTGTTTAGCTAACCTACTTCGCATATGTGCACGATACGATAATTTAGACATCATCGAAGATGCTTACGGAATTAATTTACGCCCGTTATTAACACTTGCCGAAGAACATTATAATGGCGAGAACCCTGCATTCAAACCTAAGAAACGTCCTGATAAACCAGTTGGACTATCTAAACTTGAAGAAAGTCAAATCACTAAGATTCATCAAGCCATTGCGATGATTCAATTCAAACTAGAAATGCCAATTATCAAGCGTCGTTCTACCTTTGAAATGGAAGACCGTTTAGTCTTGGAAAAGGTCAACTATGATACGAATGAAATCACGATTTACGGTAAAACATATCCTTTAAAAGATACATGTTTCAGTACTGTGGACCCACAAGATCCTGGTAAATTACTACCTGAGGAAGAAGAAGTTATGAATAAACTCCTACTTTCTTTCCAACAATCTGAGAAATTGAAACGTCACATGTCGTTCTTGATGAAGAAAGGGAAACTTTACCTTCCATATAATGGCAACCTTCTTATTCATGGTTGTATCCCTGTTGATGAGAATGGAGAAATGGAATCATTCGAAATTGAAGGTGAACAACATAAAGGACGTGACCTATTAGACGTATTTGAAAGACATGTACGTTATGCATATGACTACAAAGAAATCACTGATGATCTATCAACAGATTTAGTGTGGTATTTATGGACTGGTAAATATAGTTCACTTTTTGGAAAAAGAGCGATGACAACATTTGAACGTTACTTTATTGAAGATAAAGCATCTCATAAAGAACCTAAGAATCCATATTATTATCTACGAGAAGATGTTGATATGATTCGCAAAATGTTAAAAGACTTCGGTCTCAATCCAGATGAAGGAAGAATTATTAATGGACATACACCTGTTAAAGAAATAGATGGCGAAGACCCTATTAAAGCAGATGGTAAAATGTTAGTTATCGATGGTGGATTCTCAAAAGCATATCAAAAAACGACAGGTATTGCGGGTTATACATTACTTTACAATTCATTTGGCATGCAATTAGTCGCACATCAACATTTTGATTCAAGAGATAAAGTACTATCAGATGGTGCAGATGAATTATCAGTACGTCGTGTTGTAGACGAAGAATTACAACGTAAAAAAATTAGAGATACCAATGACGGTAAAGTACTCCAAGAACAAATCCGCATCTTAAAATTATTAATGCATGATAGATACTTAAATTAA
- a CDS encoding thiazole synthase — protein MFKIGNLELHSRLLLGTGKFENEDVQTEAIKASETNVLTFAVRRMNLYDKNLPNPLANINLKDFITFPNTAGAKTAEEAIRIAEIAKHAGVCDMIKVEVIGDDETLLPDPFETYEACKVLLERGYIVCPYISNDVVLAKRLEDLGVHAVMPLASPIGTGRGINNQLNLSYIIKNSNVPVIVDAGIGSPKDACHAMELGADGILLNTAVSGAKDPVKMAEAMKLGIHAGRLSYEAGRIPVKYTAQASSPTEGLGFL, from the coding sequence ATGTTTAAAATTGGAAATTTAGAATTACATTCTCGTTTATTACTAGGTACAGGAAAGTTTGAAAATGAAGACGTACAAACAGAAGCGATTAAAGCTTCAGAAACAAATGTACTTACTTTCGCAGTAAGACGTATGAATTTGTATGACAAGAATTTACCTAATCCACTCGCAAATATTAATCTAAAAGACTTTATCACTTTTCCAAATACTGCTGGCGCAAAAACTGCTGAAGAAGCCATTCGCATCGCAGAAATCGCTAAACATGCCGGTGTTTGTGACATGATTAAAGTTGAAGTTATCGGAGATGATGAAACATTATTACCTGATCCGTTTGAAACATATGAAGCTTGCAAAGTATTGCTAGAACGTGGCTACATTGTTTGTCCATATATTTCTAACGACGTTGTGTTAGCTAAACGTTTAGAAGATTTAGGTGTACATGCTGTTATGCCATTAGCTTCACCAATCGGTACAGGTCGCGGCATAAACAACCAACTTAATTTAAGTTACATTATTAAAAACTCAAATGTGCCAGTTATCGTTGATGCTGGTATTGGTTCTCCGAAAGATGCATGTCATGCGATGGAATTAGGGGCTGACGGTATTCTACTCAATACAGCTGTATCAGGTGCGAAAGATCCTGTGAAGATGGCAGAAGCAATGAAATTAGGTATTCATGCTGGTCGCTTGTCTTATGAAGCAGGACGAATCCCAGTTAAATATACTGCGCAAGCATCAAGCCCAACTGAAGGTTTAGGATTCTTATAA
- a CDS encoding VOC family protein, whose translation MEPITHIHHISAIVGDAQETYDFYTNVLNLSLIKQTVNYDDTKTYHLYFSNDRAQHDMVLTFFNWPNQYRGRIGSGQVGRLAFRIPKDSMSHWEMKLNANGIQTRQTDSFNQTTLEFEDIHGLTLAMVESDEERVNNDIIGFHGVTMLSGNPQATEALLQNDLGLEYIQETDDNVHYQTSGSVHHQIIVKKFVNPQPVRWGGGIFHHIAWSVPNDEVHVQWRDYLHNKGLHVTDVKERFYFHAVYMKEPGNLIFEFATAGPGFTIDESVDDLGRQLQLPPFYEERRYEIEGHLMPIKLNEY comes from the coding sequence ATGGAACCAATTACACACATTCATCATATTTCAGCGATTGTAGGAGATGCTCAAGAAACGTATGATTTCTATACAAATGTATTAAATTTATCTTTGATTAAACAAACAGTAAATTATGATGATACAAAAACATATCACTTATATTTCTCAAATGACAGAGCGCAACATGATATGGTACTTACTTTCTTTAATTGGCCAAATCAATATAGAGGTCGTATCGGTTCAGGTCAGGTTGGACGTTTAGCGTTTAGAATACCGAAAGATAGCATGTCACATTGGGAAATGAAATTAAATGCGAATGGGATTCAAACACGTCAAACTGATTCATTCAATCAAACAACGTTAGAATTTGAGGACATTCACGGATTAACACTAGCGATGGTTGAAAGTGATGAAGAACGTGTTAACAATGACATCATAGGATTTCATGGCGTAACAATGCTATCAGGTAATCCTCAAGCTACGGAAGCATTGTTGCAAAATGATTTAGGGTTAGAATATATTCAAGAAACAGATGACAATGTGCACTATCAAACGAGTGGTAGCGTGCATCATCAAATTATTGTGAAAAAGTTTGTAAACCCACAACCTGTACGTTGGGGTGGTGGCATCTTCCATCATATTGCATGGTCAGTACCAAATGACGAGGTACATGTACAATGGCGTGATTATCTTCATAATAAAGGTTTGCATGTAACAGATGTGAAAGAACGATTCTATTTTCATGCGGTTTACATGAAAGAACCTGGCAATTTAATATTTGAATTTGCAACTGCAGGACCTGGATTCACGATTGATGAAAGCGTCGATGATTTAGGTAGACAACTACAGTTACCGCCATTTTACGAGGAAAGAAGATATGAAATAGAAGGTCATTTAATGCCAATAAAATTAAATGAGTACTAA
- the mhqD gene encoding methylhydroquinone degradation carboxylesterase MhqD: MEHIYRPGKDNAPTLILLHGTGGDETDLIPLGTALNPNYNLLSIRGEVNENGMNRYFKRLAEDVYDEEDLEYRGQRLLGFIYEAAEQYQFDLKRTALVGFSNGSNIAINLMLRDKAPFKKALLFAPLYPIDASTSKDMSDVDVLLSMGKNDPIVSIDQSEHVINLFKHQGAQVTEVWVNSHEITQAGLQKGQEILNS, translated from the coding sequence ATGGAACATATTTATAGACCAGGTAAGGATAACGCACCTACGTTAATTTTGTTACATGGAACTGGTGGGGATGAAACAGATCTTATTCCACTTGGAACAGCTTTAAATCCTAACTATAACTTGTTAAGTATTCGTGGAGAAGTCAATGAAAATGGTATGAATCGTTATTTCAAACGTCTTGCAGAAGACGTATACGATGAGGAAGATTTAGAATATCGAGGTCAACGGTTGCTTGGTTTTATTTATGAAGCGGCTGAACAGTATCAATTTGATTTGAAACGAACGGCTTTAGTTGGTTTCTCTAATGGATCAAATATTGCGATTAACTTAATGTTACGTGACAAAGCACCGTTTAAAAAAGCATTACTATTTGCCCCACTTTATCCAATAGACGCTTCAACAAGCAAAGATATGAGTGATGTAGACGTTCTATTATCAATGGGAAAAAATGATCCAATCGTATCTATTGATCAAAGTGAACATGTCATTAACTTATTTAAACATCAGGGTGCACAGGTTACAGAAGTATGGGTCAATAGTCATGAAATTACACAAGCTGGATTACAGAAAGGTCAAGAAATACTGAATTCATAA
- a CDS encoding DedA family protein, translating to MEQLITDFISKWGYTAIFILILLENVLPVVPSEIILTFAGLMSVKSGLSIPILFLISTIASFIGLLILYYLCRLINEESIYRFVDKHGKWFKLKGKDVRRANDWFKRYGAWAVLLCRFIPVLRVLITIPAGINKMNVVTFAVLSLLGTTIWNFALILLGRMLSGSFDALMAGLHTYSYIMYVIIILAVLYVLYRIFFKNRNRVK from the coding sequence ATGGAACAATTAATCACTGATTTTATAAGTAAGTGGGGTTATACAGCAATCTTTATTCTCATCTTATTAGAGAATGTTTTACCTGTTGTCCCATCTGAAATCATTCTTACCTTTGCTGGTTTAATGTCAGTTAAGTCGGGTTTATCAATACCAATTTTATTCCTTATATCAACAATCGCATCATTTATTGGATTATTAATCCTATATTATTTATGCCGTTTAATTAACGAAGAAAGTATTTATCGTTTTGTAGATAAACATGGTAAATGGTTTAAACTTAAAGGTAAAGATGTAAGGCGCGCAAATGACTGGTTTAAACGTTATGGAGCATGGGCAGTATTATTATGTCGCTTCATTCCAGTATTACGTGTATTAATCACAATTCCTGCTGGTATCAATAAAATGAATGTCGTTACGTTCGCAGTATTATCATTATTAGGCACTACAATTTGGAACTTCGCCCTAATCTTATTAGGCCGTATGCTAAGTGGTAGTTTCGATGCCCTAATGGCTGGTTTACACACATACTCATACATTATGTACGTGATTATTATTCTTGCAGTTCTTTACGTGCTTTATAGAATATTCTTTAAAAATAGAAACCGCGTCAAGTAA
- a CDS encoding ThiF family adenylyltransferase codes for MQRYNRQMRFSPFGEQGQHALSNAKLLILGAGALGSHVAELLARMGAHQITIVDMDIVETSNLHRQALYTEDDALNMVPKVHAIKEHIARINHHVDVQTYYQEITSNNIEDILDEVKPDIVIDGMDHFKIRYLINEVCHKYQIPWVYGAAVGNKGTVYGIDFKGPCLKCLLKQMPSSGESCAINGVLPTIITQVASYEVAEVLRYLSGEGFSKKLITIDTWHIDYKAMNVDILKDHACEVCTNQNYSLLETKHQQHIESLCGRTYLFRYQSSIFEHAHHLPGEIVKSTSFAKLIKDDDYEITLFKDGRMNVYGIEDDEEAFKLYHSYLKALK; via the coding sequence ATGCAACGTTACAATCGTCAAATGAGATTTTCTCCTTTTGGTGAACAAGGACAGCATGCCCTCTCTAATGCAAAGTTGCTTATCTTAGGAGCCGGTGCATTAGGTAGTCATGTTGCCGAGCTACTTGCTCGTATGGGGGCACATCAAATCACAATTGTTGATATGGATATTGTTGAAACGTCTAATCTACATCGACAAGCGCTTTATACTGAAGATGACGCACTAAATATGGTACCAAAAGTCCACGCAATAAAAGAACATATTGCACGTATCAATCATCATGTAGACGTACAAACATATTATCAAGAAATAACTTCAAACAATATTGAAGATATATTAGATGAAGTTAAACCAGATATCGTTATCGATGGGATGGATCATTTTAAAATTCGTTATCTCATCAATGAAGTGTGTCACAAGTATCAAATCCCTTGGGTATATGGTGCTGCTGTCGGCAATAAAGGAACGGTTTATGGCATTGATTTCAAAGGGCCATGTCTAAAATGTCTATTAAAACAAATGCCATCAAGTGGCGAAAGTTGTGCGATTAATGGCGTACTACCGACTATTATTACGCAAGTAGCAAGTTATGAAGTTGCAGAAGTACTTCGTTACCTATCTGGGGAAGGCTTTTCAAAAAAATTAATCACTATTGATACGTGGCATATCGATTATAAAGCGATGAACGTCGATATATTGAAAGATCACGCCTGTGAGGTATGTACGAATCAAAACTACTCACTCTTAGAAACGAAACACCAACAGCATATTGAAAGCTTATGTGGACGTACGTATCTCTTTAGATATCAGTCAAGCATATTTGAACATGCACATCACCTTCCCGGTGAAATTGTAAAGTCCACTTCTTTCGCAAAATTAATTAAAGATGACGATTATGAAATTACCTTATTTAAAGATGGACGTATGAATGTTTATGGCATCGAAGATGATGAAGAAGCATTTAAGTTGTATCATTCTTATTTAAAAGCTCTAAAATAA